The following are from one region of the Coffea eugenioides isolate CCC68of chromosome 2, Ceug_1.0, whole genome shotgun sequence genome:
- the LOC113761573 gene encoding axial regulator YABBY 1 — protein sequence MSSSSAFATPDHHHLAAPPTEQLCYVHCNFCDTVLAVSVPCTSLFKTVTVRCGHCTNLLSVNMRGLLLPSANHLGHSFFSPQNLLEELRNTPPNLLINQPNPNESLMPVRGVDELPKPPVANRPPEKRQRVPSAYNRFIKDEIQRIKAGNPDISHREAFSAAAKNWAHFPHIHFGLMPDQPVKKSNVCQQEGEDVLMKDGFLAPANVGVSPY from the exons ATGTCCTCTTCATCTGCTTTTGCAACACCGGACCACCACCACCTTGCTGCTCCCCCCACGGAGCAGCTCTGTTACGTCCATTGCAACTTCTGTGACACTGTCCTGGCG gtgagtgttccttgcactAGTTTGTTCAAGACTGTAACTGTTCGATGTGGGCATTGCACCAACCTTCTGTCTGTGAACATGCGGGGCCTTCTCCTTCCCAGCGCCAATCATCTTGGACATTCATTCTTTTCACCTCAGAATCTTCTG GAGGAACTGAGGAACACACCTCCCAATTTGCTGATCAATCAGCCTAACCCAAATGAGTCACTCATGCCTGTCCGAGGAGTTGATGAGCTTCCCAAACCTCCTGTTGCTAACAGAC CTCCGGAGAAGCGACAGAGAGTGCCATCTGCTTACAACCGGTTCATCAA GGACGAGATCCAAcgtatcaaagctggaaacccTGATATAAGCCACAGGGAGGCCTTCAGTGCAGCTGCAAAAAAT TGGGCCCACTTTCCACACATTCACTTCGGACTCATGCCTGATCAACCCGTGAAGAAATCCAATGTGTGTCAACAG GAAGGAGAGGATGTGCTGATGAAAGATGGATTCCTTGCTCCTGCCAATGTTGGGGTCTCTCCCTATTAA
- the LOC113762224 gene encoding protein GRAVITROPIC IN THE LIGHT 1: MVEMEGPSSARPPQISEMFQKFALAFKAKTFELFAEEGDDPTTTTAAEGDVFTLLDSAEEFIPDQKVVVLKPDPTFSPEINRTHLVQTLISSIFATISSFEASYLNFQAAHVPKIDQDGLESADKTLVSILQKLTDLRNVYRDFRKNPGGSFEAPAGSFLEFQVQENQSKLRALETMVNQLISDIECKDDQVLNLRKNLDKMVVFNSNLQKRFVAKNEQLNNGTEVLLTVRVFESMLRDCVKSLHCFSKLLIDLMRKAGWDLTMAANSVYSNVDYAKEGHYKYAFLSYISLGMFRGFDLDDFLLNGNEIVCNGNNSIPSKDGCLKQLIQHVSSNPMEVLGKNSKCDFSRFCEQKYDQLIHPTMESSVFRNFDRKEAVLDSWKSLSVFYESFVRMASSTWLLHKLAYSFDPIVEIFQVERGVDFSMVYMEDVTQKTSPSGKSRRKVAFTVVPGFKVGRTVVQSQVYLTGTSCTE, encoded by the coding sequence ATGGTAGAAATGGAAGGGCCGTCAAGTGCTAGGCCACCACAGATTTCCGAGATGTTCCAGAAATTTGCTCTGGCTTTCAAGGCCAAAACTTTCGAGCTTTTCGCGGAGGAGGGAGACGACCCCACAACCACAACAGCCGCCGAGGGCGACGTTTTCACTCTTTTGGACTCAGCTGAAGAGTTCATCCCTGACCAAAAAGTTGTGGTTTTGAAGCCTGACCCTACATTTTCACCTGAAATTAACCGAACCCATTTGGTCCAAACCTTAATTTCATCAATCTTTGCCACGATTTCATCCTTTGAGGCCTCCTACTTAAATTTCCAAGCCGCCCATGTGCCTAAAATTGACCAAGATGGCCTTGAGTCTGCAGATAAGACTTTGGTTTCGATTCTTCAGAAATTGACTGATTTGAGGAACGTTTACAGGGATTTCAGGAAGAACCCAGGTGGGAGTTTTGAGGCACCAGCGGGTTCGTTTTTGGAATTTCAGGTGCAGGAGAATCAGAGCAAGCTCAGAGCCTTGGAGACTATGGTAAATCAGTTAATTTCTGATATTGAATGTAAAGATGATCAAGTTTTGAATTTGAGGAAAAATTTGGATAAAATGGTTGTTTTCAATTCGAATTTACAGAAAAGATTTGTGGCAAAAAATGAACAATTGAATAATGGAACGGAAGTTTTATTGACAGTTCGCGTATTTGAGTCTATGTTAAGGGATTGTGTCAAGTCATTGCATTGTTTCAGTAAGCTGTTGATTGATTTGATGAGAAAAGCAGGGTGGGACTTGACAATGGCTGCAAATTCGGTGTATTCTAATGTTGATTATGCCAAAGAAGGTCATTATAAGTATGCGTTTTTATCATATATATCATTGGGAATGTTCAGGGgttttgatttggatgatttcttgTTGAATGGAAATGAAATTGTGTGCAATGGAAATAACTCGATTCCTAGTAAGGATGGTTGTTTGAAGCAATTAATTCAGCATGTTTCGAGCAATCCTATGGAGGTACTAGGGAAGAACTCGAAATGTGATTTTTCAAGATTTTGCGAACAGAAGTATGACCAGTTGATTCATCCCACAATGGAGTCATCGgtttttagaaattttgacAGGAAGGAAGCGGTTTTGGATTCATGGAAATCATTGAGCGTTTTCTACGAGTCATTTGTTAGGATGGCTAGCTCAACATGGTTGCTACACAAGCTAGCGTATTCGTTTGATCCCATTGTGGAGATATTTCAAGTGGAGAGAGGTGTAGATTTTTCGATGGTGTACATGGAAGATGTCACACAAAAAACTAGTCCATCAGGGAAATCTAGACGAAAGGTTGCTTTCACTGTTGTACCAGGATTTAAAGTTGGGAGGACAGTCGTCCAATCTCAAGTTTATCTAACTGGAACCAGTTGTACAGAGTAG